Proteins encoded by one window of Rhodamnia argentea isolate NSW1041297 chromosome 6, ASM2092103v1, whole genome shotgun sequence:
- the LOC125315645 gene encoding 4-coumarate--CoA ligase-like 9: MAYQASASGDSSAVDPDSGYSSTTKTFHSLRPHVPLPPPSQPLSISHYALSLLPPSSSSSPSSTFLVDAPSGHRLSYPDFLRRVRSLALSLQSRFSLSKGDVAFVLAPPSLHVPVVYFSLLSIGVVISPANPLGSPSEIAQQCRLCRPAIAFSTSQIAPKLPRVPRGTVLVDSPEFDSMLTGYGWSGDGPAAEAMSPNRVEQSDSAAILFSSGTTGRVKGVLLTHRNLIALLAGLYYLQGERDESEPHPVSLFTLPLFHVFGFFMLVRAFALGETAVLMDKFDFVAMLGAIEKYRVTYMPVSPPLIVAFVKSEITGKYDLSSLQALACGGAPLGKEVADRFRHRFPHVQIGQGYGLTETCGGATRMLGPDEANHHGSAGRIAENMEAKIVDPITGEALPPGQRGELWLRGPTIMKGYVGDDKATAETIDSDGWLRTGDLCYIDSKGFLFIVDRLKELIKYKGYQVAPAELEHLLHSNLDITDAAVIPYPDEEAGQIPMAFVVRKPGSKITESQVMDFIAKQVAPYKKIRRVAFVSSIPKSPSGKILRRELVLAASVRSANL; the protein is encoded by the exons ATGGCCTACCAAGCCAGCGCCTCCGGCGACTCCTCCGCCGTCGACCCCGACAGCGGCTACTCTTCCACCACCAAGACCTTCCACAGCCTCCGCCCCCACgtccctctccctcccccctcccAACCCCTCTCCATCTCCCACTACGCCCTCTCGCtcctccccccctcctcctcctcctccccctcctccaccTTCCTCGTCGACGCCCCCTCCGGCCACCGCCTCTCCTACCCCGACTTCCTCCGCCGCGTCCGCTCCCTCGCCCTCTCCCTCCAGTcccgcttctctctctccaaggGCGACGTCGCCTTCGTCCTCGCCCCTCCCTCCTTGCACGTCCCCGTCGTCTACTTCTCCCTCCTCTCCATCGGCGTCGTCATTTCCCCCGCCAATCCTCTCGGCTCTCCCTCCGAGATCGCCCAACAGTGCCGCCTCTGCCGGCCCGCCATCGCCTTCTCCACCTCCCAGATCGCTCCCAAGCTACCTAGGGTCCCGCGCGGCACCGTCCTCGTCGACTCGCCCGAGTTCGATTCCATGCTGACTGGGTACGGCTGGAGCGGTGACGGTCCCGCGGCGGAGGCCATGTCACCGAACCGGGTCGAGCAGTCCGATTCGGCGGCCATCCTGTTCTCGTCCGGCACGACGGGCAGAGTCAAAGGAGTCCTGCTGACTCACCGCAATTTGATTGCGCTGCTCGCCGGGCTTTATTACCTGCAGGGGGAGCGAGACGAGTCGGAGCCGCACCCCGTGTCCCTCTTCACGCTGCCTCTGTTCCACGTGTTCGGGTTCTTCATGCTGGTCAGAGCGTTCGCGCTCGGGGAGACGGCGGTCCTGATGGATAAGTTCGATTTCGTGGCGATGTTAGGGGCGATCGAGAAGTACCGAGTGACGTACATGCCGGTGTCCCCGCCACTGATCGTGGCGTTCGTGAAGTCGGAGATCACGGGGAAGTACGATCTGAGCTCGCTCCAGGCGCTAGCTTGCGGCGGCGCCCCGCTCGGGAAGGAGGTCGCTGACCGGTTCAGACACAGGTTCCCCCACGTGCAGATCGGCCAG GGATATGGTCTGACAGAGACTTGTGGCGGGGCAACTAGGATGTTGGGGCCTGATGAGGCAAACCACCATGGTTCTGCCGGTCGCATAGCTGAAAATATGGAAGCAAAGATAGTTGATCCTATCACTGGGGAGGCCCTGCCTCCTGGTCAGAGAGGAGAGCTATGGCTGCGAGGCCCAACTATCATGAAAG GTTATGTAGGGGATGACAAGGCAACTGCCGAGACAATTGACTCGGATGGTTGGTTGAGGACTGGTGACCTTTGTTATATTGACTCCAAGGGGTTCTTATTCATTGTGGACAGACTGAAGGAGTTGATTAAATACAAGGGATATCAG GTTGCTCCTGCTGAGTTGGAACATCTTCTTCACTCCAACCTTGATATAACGGATGCTGCTGTGATTCC TTATCCTGATGAAGAAGCAGGGCAGATTCCCATGGCTTTTGTGGTTAGAAAACCTGGAAGCAAAATTACTGAATCTCAGGTTATGGACTTCATTGCTAAACAG GTTGCTCCATACAAGAAGATACGGCGGGTAGCTTTCGTCAGTAGCATCCCAAAATCTCCGTCAGGGAAGATCTTGAGGAGAGAACTTGTTCTGGCCGCATCTGTCAGATCAGCTAATCTGTAG